ACACCTTGTTGCATCAAGCCCGGGCCGAGCGGTTGATGCCCGGAGATGGCGGTCTGGACCTGCAACGTCTGCTCAGGGCTATGCCGCGTCAGATCCCGCTGAGCCTGGAGGTGCCGATGCGCAGTCTCGCCGCTCAATGGCCGGCGGTGGAGCGAGCCAGGCGAATGCTGGAGAAGACGCGGGCACTGCTCGTCAGTCTCGAGCTGGACGCCTGGGGTGATCTGGATGAAGCACCCACCGTTTGTCACTGATGCACGCGATCACGGCCAGACGCCGGATCATAAGGGGAGGGTTTCATCCACTGACCTGATGATCGACGCACAGGTGCGCCTTGCGGGCTCGCACCAGACTCAACAACAAAAACAACAAGGCATCCACGGCGCCGGTGTTTTCCGGCAGCCGTCGGGCAGTCGATAAAGCGGTAGCGGAGGTAGCAATGAATACCCAGGCAACAAAAACCAAAAAAACGCCGGGCAAGGCAGCATTGGCGGGCTGGATTGGCAGTGCGATGGAGTACTACGACTTTTTCATCTACGGCACGGCGGCGGCGCTGGTGTTCGGCAAGGTTTTCTTCCCGGCGTCGGAGCCGGCCACCGGCGTTCTTCTGGCCTTGGCCACGTTTGGTGTGGGTTACATCGCGCGCCCGGTGGGTGCCTTGTTTCTGGGGCATCTGGGCGACCGCTTCGGACGCAAGCGGGTGCTGGTGCTGACCCTGCTGTTGATGGGCGTCTCGACCTTTCTGGTCGGGTGCCTGCCAAGCTACGACAGTATCGGGATCGCGGCGCCGATCATGCTGGTGATCCTGCGCCTGTGTCAGGGCTTCTCGGCATCAGGGGAGCAGGCGGGGGCCAACTCGATGACCCTCGAACATGCACCGTCGCGACAACGGGCGTTCTTCACCAGTTTCACCTTGAGTGGCACCCAGGCCGGGCTGATTCTGGCGACGCTGGTGTTCCTGCCGATTTCCGCGATGCCGGAAGAACAGTTGCTGTCCTGGGGCTGGCGCATTCCATTCTGGTTGAGCGTGGTGGTGTTGGTCGTGGGGTTTCTGATCCGGCGCAACATCGAGGAAACCCCGGTGTTTCAGGAGGAGCGTGAGCGCAATCAGACAGCCCGGATGCCGCTGAAAACCCTGTTTGCCGACTATCGCAGTGATGTGGTGCGGGTGGCGCTGGCAGCCATGGTGTCCACGGTCAGTACCGTGTTCGGGATCTTTTCCCTGTCCTATGCGGTGAACATCGCGGGTGTCGAACGCAGCACCATGCTCTGGTTGACGATCATGACCAATATCGTTGCTCTGTTCGCCATTCCGCTGTGGGCGATGCTTGCCGACCTGATCGGGCGTCGGCCGGTCTATCTGTTCGGGGTACTGGCCAGCGGCTTGCTGATGTTTCCGTACTTGTGGTCGATCGAGCAGCACAACCTGCCGCTGATGTTCGTGCTCGGTGTGTTGATGTCGGGGATCTGCTTCAGTGCGGCGAACGGTATCTGGCCGGCGTTCTTCGGTGAGATGTTCAGCACTCGTGTGCGTCTGTCGGGCATGGCGATCGGTACTCAGGTCGGTTTTGCGCTCTCGGGATTCGCGCCGATCATTGCGGCGGCGTTCATGACTTCGATCCATCGCCCCTGGCTGCCGGCGGCCTGCCTGACGTTGCTGGCCTGTGCCATTGCGGCGCTGGCCACCTGGAGCGCCCGGGAAACCTTTGATGTGGACATGCAAGATCTGGGGCGGGACGCGCCGCGCGAAAAGCCACAAGTGAAGCCGCAGGGTGTGTTTCTGGAAGGTGTCGACTGAGGCCAGTCTGGCCGAGAGGTGGTGGCCAGGGATTTGGCCTCCACCGCCGCTACGGACTTCGGGTATTCTCCAAGGCTTCACTCCACAGGATTTCGGCCACCGACTCGCCCATGACCGACTCTATCAATGAAGTGACGCAAACCAAGCGTTCACGCAATGCCAAGCGCTCCCAGCAAACCATCCTCGAGGCCGCCCGTGGCGTATTTGCCGAGCAGGGGCTGGAGGGCGCGCGTTTTGAGGAGATCGCCGAGCGTGCCGGCGTCGACAAGCGACTGATCTATTACTACTACGCCAACAAGGAAGAACTGTTCCTGTGTGTGCTGGAGGAGGGTTATCTGCAGTTGCGTCAGGCCGAGCGTGAACTGGATCTGGAGGCGTTGCCGCCGATGGATGCGATTCGCCGGTTGATCGAGTTTTCGTGGCGTTTCTATAACGATCATCCGGAATTCATGGCGCTGGTAAATAATGAAAACCTGCACCGGGCACGGCATCTGGCGGGGTCGAGTCGTTTGCCGGAGCTGGCGTCTCCACTGGTGGACAATCTCGGGCGGATTCTGGAGCAGGGGCGTGTCGAGGGGGTCTTTCGCGGAGGGGTCGATCCGGTTCAGCTGTATTTCACGCTGGTCGGGCTGACCTATTTCTATCTGGCCAATCAGCACACACTGTCGACCATTCATGGTCGCGATCTGGTGACGCCCAAGGCGCTCAATGAACGTCTGTCCCATGTCACCGAAGTGATTCTGGGGTTTCTGGTGCGCTGAGCCTCGAATCGAAGACGAAAAAAAGCCCCGCGTTTGCGGGGCTTTTCGTTGAATCAGCTGCCTTTGACTGTCTTGCCGTTGACCGTGCCGTCCTGGAGCATGATGTTGTACTCCTTGCCGTCGGTCTCGACCTGTTGCAGACGAACCAGCAGGTAATCCCAGTCCTTGGCGAACCACATGACGGTGGTGCGCTTGCTTTGTGTCGGATCACGCACGCGCTCGACCTTGATCGCGTCGATCTTGCCGGCCTTGGTCTCGACTTTCTCGGTACCCAGGACGCGGAAGTCATAGGTATCGACATCGCCGCCATCGACCACCTGATAGCTCATGGTCTTTTTGCCGGAGGCGACATCATGCTGCAGCGCCAGCTGGTAGGTGGACTTGTCGACCATGCCACGGTTCAGCGGGACTTTGACCGCGTCGCCACGGTCGGTGCCGGTGACCAGTTTGTTGTTCCAGTCGAAGTCCAGATCAGCCTTTTTCGCCTTGCCCAGGCCACCACGTTCGAAGTGGTAGGACTGCGGAAGCAGGGTGTCCTTGTCCAGGGTCAGGGTGCTTTCCTCGGACAGGCTGGCGATCATCATCGAAGCCTTGAAGCTGAGCTTCCAGACGCCGTTGGCTTCCTTGGTCAGGCTGCGTTCGGCGGTACCGCTCATGGGCAACTGTTTCCAGTCGGCGGTGTAGCTGGCGGAGAACGGTTGAAGGTCTGCCGCCTGGGCGAAAGGCAGGGCGAGCAGAGCGCAAGCGAAGAGCAGGGCGCGACGCATAAAATCTCC
This genomic window from Pseudomonas kribbensis contains:
- a CDS encoding MFS transporter; this translates as MNTQATKTKKTPGKAALAGWIGSAMEYYDFFIYGTAAALVFGKVFFPASEPATGVLLALATFGVGYIARPVGALFLGHLGDRFGRKRVLVLTLLLMGVSTFLVGCLPSYDSIGIAAPIMLVILRLCQGFSASGEQAGANSMTLEHAPSRQRAFFTSFTLSGTQAGLILATLVFLPISAMPEEQLLSWGWRIPFWLSVVVLVVGFLIRRNIEETPVFQEERERNQTARMPLKTLFADYRSDVVRVALAAMVSTVSTVFGIFSLSYAVNIAGVERSTMLWLTIMTNIVALFAIPLWAMLADLIGRRPVYLFGVLASGLLMFPYLWSIEQHNLPLMFVLGVLMSGICFSAANGIWPAFFGEMFSTRVRLSGMAIGTQVGFALSGFAPIIAAAFMTSIHRPWLPAACLTLLACAIAALATWSARETFDVDMQDLGRDAPREKPQVKPQGVFLEGVD
- a CDS encoding TetR/AcrR family transcriptional regulator, translating into MTDSINEVTQTKRSRNAKRSQQTILEAARGVFAEQGLEGARFEEIAERAGVDKRLIYYYYANKEELFLCVLEEGYLQLRQAERELDLEALPPMDAIRRLIEFSWRFYNDHPEFMALVNNENLHRARHLAGSSRLPELASPLVDNLGRILEQGRVEGVFRGGVDPVQLYFTLVGLTYFYLANQHTLSTIHGRDLVTPKALNERLSHVTEVILGFLVR
- a CDS encoding DUF3108 domain-containing protein, which encodes MRRALLFACALLALPFAQAADLQPFSASYTADWKQLPMSGTAERSLTKEANGVWKLSFKASMMIASLSEESTLTLDKDTLLPQSYHFERGGLGKAKKADLDFDWNNKLVTGTDRGDAVKVPLNRGMVDKSTYQLALQHDVASGKKTMSYQVVDGGDVDTYDFRVLGTEKVETKAGKIDAIKVERVRDPTQSKRTTVMWFAKDWDYLLVRLQQVETDGKEYNIMLQDGTVNGKTVKGS